In Desulfovibrio sp. JC010, one genomic interval encodes:
- a CDS encoding metallophosphoesterase has protein sequence MNRNPLPHDLYSFLARRMGEKAVSQRLRMQVEHASSWFGKGFGHIHLENLDTFVNFVDTTLRLSGMREWGRRNSLDFRIEKNEVSIPGLAQELDGFRILHLTDIHIDGFIDGGEAFFSTIAPLHCDLCVLTGDYRLLTHYSHKPSAIGMSRLVTKINATHGIYGILGNHDFLEQVPALEESGVRVLLNEGGIIRHNGAEFFIAGVDDPHFYGTHDLKRALRSRLQGIPTILLSHSPELYAEASALSVALYLCGHTHGGQICLPGGIPVITHAACPRYMAAGRWNYGNMSGYTSRGAGCSGVQARFNCPPEITIHTLRSKGAGL, from the coding sequence ATGAACCGTAATCCGTTGCCCCACGATTTATATTCCTTCCTTGCCCGCCGTATGGGAGAAAAAGCAGTCTCCCAGCGTTTGCGCATGCAGGTGGAACACGCGTCCTCATGGTTTGGCAAGGGTTTCGGTCATATCCATCTGGAAAATCTGGATACTTTTGTAAATTTTGTGGATACCACCCTGCGCTTGAGCGGAATGCGTGAATGGGGTAGGCGCAACAGCCTTGATTTCAGAATTGAGAAGAACGAAGTGTCCATTCCCGGCTTGGCGCAGGAGTTGGACGGCTTTAGGATTCTGCATCTTACCGACATTCATATCGACGGATTCATTGACGGCGGGGAAGCCTTTTTTTCCACAATTGCGCCTCTGCATTGTGATCTCTGTGTGCTCACCGGGGATTACCGCTTGCTGACCCACTACAGCCACAAGCCTTCAGCCATCGGCATGTCCCGGCTGGTCACCAAAATTAACGCAACGCACGGAATCTACGGCATACTCGGCAATCACGATTTTCTGGAGCAGGTCCCGGCTCTTGAGGAAAGCGGTGTACGGGTGCTGCTCAACGAAGGCGGGATAATCAGGCATAACGGTGCGGAATTTTTTATTGCCGGGGTGGATGATCCCCATTTTTACGGTACTCACGACCTTAAACGGGCCTTGCGGTCCCGCCTGCAGGGAATACCGACAATTCTGCTCAGCCATTCTCCGGAATTATATGCTGAAGCTTCCGCCCTGTCTGTTGCTCTCTATCTTTGCGGACATACCCACGGTGGGCAGATCTGCCTGCCCGGAGGCATCCCGGTCATTACCCATGCCGCTTGCCCCCGGTACATGGCCGCAGGCCGATGGAATTACGGAAACATGTCCGGATACACTTCACGCGGGGCCGGCTGCTCCGGCGTTCAGGCTCGGTTCAACTGTCCGCCGGAAATCACCATTCATACCCTGCGCAGCAAAGGGGCCGGATTATGA
- a CDS encoding SpoIIE family protein phosphatase, which translates to MKPKILFVDDDVNILNSFRSLLRKEFKIDVADHPEKGLQLFREKGPYPVVVSDLKMPDMDGLQFLAEIEKTAPETIGIILTGHADIQAAVTALNQGHVFRFLMKPAERDTITSVINAGLEQYRLVNDNREKARIIKEDLAAAAFIQHSFLPQKTCSFGRVCLNWLFQPSDYVGGDMFNLVELDDDHTAFYLMDISGHGVSAALAAISVSRLLSRSDHFTGQQNIVIPPSELLQQLDADFPIERMNKHFTMFYGVVSKSEQTLAYSSAGHLPPLLLHKDGSIEYLEKGGSVIGIGVGIPFEQETVPFMPGDRLVCYTDGLSEYESPLGEQFGAPRLESCVLANSLEASERLLDCIYNEMLEFGGHQPLQDDVTLCCLELTGAGQ; encoded by the coding sequence ATGAAACCGAAAATTCTTTTTGTGGATGACGACGTAAATATTTTGAATTCTTTTCGTTCTCTTTTACGGAAAGAGTTCAAAATTGATGTGGCCGATCACCCGGAGAAAGGGTTGCAGCTGTTCCGGGAAAAAGGGCCTTACCCCGTAGTTGTTTCAGACCTCAAAATGCCGGACATGGACGGGCTGCAGTTTCTCGCTGAAATAGAAAAAACAGCCCCGGAAACCATCGGGATAATTCTTACCGGACATGCTGATATTCAGGCTGCGGTTACCGCCCTTAATCAGGGGCATGTTTTCCGTTTCCTGATGAAGCCCGCTGAACGGGATACGATTACCAGTGTCATCAATGCCGGACTGGAACAATACAGGCTGGTCAATGACAACAGGGAAAAAGCCCGCATCATCAAGGAAGACCTCGCAGCCGCAGCATTTATTCAACACAGTTTTCTTCCGCAAAAGACCTGCTCGTTTGGACGGGTCTGCCTGAACTGGCTGTTCCAGCCCAGCGACTATGTAGGTGGGGATATGTTCAATCTGGTGGAACTGGACGATGACCACACCGCTTTCTATCTCATGGATATCAGCGGGCACGGTGTTTCCGCAGCTCTTGCCGCAATTTCTGTCTCCCGGCTGCTTTCACGTTCCGACCATTTTACTGGACAGCAGAACATAGTTATTCCCCCGTCAGAATTGTTGCAACAACTCGATGCGGATTTCCCTATAGAGCGAATGAATAAACATTTCACCATGTTCTACGGGGTGGTCAGTAAATCCGAACAGACTCTGGCCTACAGCAGTGCCGGGCATCTGCCCCCGCTTCTGCTGCATAAGGACGGGAGCATTGAATATCTTGAAAAAGGTGGCAGTGTTATCGGCATCGGAGTCGGGATTCCCTTTGAACAGGAAACTGTCCCGTTCATGCCCGGTGACCGTTTGGTCTGTTATACAGACGGGCTTTCAGAATATGAATCCCCACTTGGAGAGCAATTCGGGGCTCCGCGTCTGGAATCCTGTGTGCTGGCTAACAGTCTGGAAGCATCCGAGCGTCTGCTGGATTGCATTTACAATGAAATGCTGGAATTCGGCGGGCACCAGCCCCTTCAGGATGATGTGACCCTCTGCTGCCTTGAACTCACCGGAGCAGGACAATGA
- a CDS encoding Nif11-like leader peptide family RiPP precursor: MSQENAKAWILKVQKDEELKCKIETIQEFEALPKVAREHGFEFSLEEFKSAAAECMGELSDEDLDSVSGGKQPEIMWQAAHVQGINALMNTGESVGDD; encoded by the coding sequence ATGTCACAGGAGAACGCAAAAGCATGGATTTTAAAAGTCCAGAAAGACGAAGAACTGAAATGTAAAATCGAAACGATTCAAGAATTTGAGGCACTGCCGAAAGTCGCCCGCGAACACGGTTTTGAATTCAGTCTGGAAGAGTTCAAAAGTGCTGCGGCTGAGTGCATGGGCGAACTTTCTGATGAAGATCTTGATTCGGTTTCCGGTGGAAAACAACCGGAAATAATGTGGCAGGCAGCGCATGTACAAGGAATCAATGCATTGATGAATACAGGAGAGTCCGTGGGAGACGACTAA
- a CDS encoding EamA family transporter, with amino-acid sequence MEYLLVILSVTMTTLGQIFQKLGAGRIKEEMAEGKSVVAAAANIHIFMGITALGLGAFLWLMVLSRMELSLAYPMMSLGYVLVTIVSRYFFKEEIPMHRYIGIATIILGIVLISRS; translated from the coding sequence ATGGAATACCTGCTTGTAATCCTCTCAGTAACCATGACCACTCTGGGCCAAATTTTCCAGAAGCTGGGTGCCGGACGTATTAAGGAGGAAATGGCCGAGGGTAAATCCGTTGTTGCTGCAGCAGCCAATATCCACATCTTCATGGGCATTACAGCTCTTGGGCTGGGGGCTTTTCTCTGGCTGATGGTTCTTTCGCGTATGGAACTCAGTCTTGCCTATCCCATGATGAGTCTGGGCTACGTGCTGGTGACCATCGTCTCCAGATATTTCTTTAAAGAGGAAATTCCCATGCACCGTTATATTGGAATTGCAACCATCATACTGGGCATAGTCCTGATTTCAAGGAGCTAG
- a CDS encoding PAS domain S-box protein, with amino-acid sequence MKGRDQLIAELRSVIGRLEAVLSSIDEAILWTDEKGKAKWCNDSFASLIGLKRIFIMGKDVTDLFPLCQRGQELPTEAHPLSVALRNRISQQGNYTFGSEKTPFVVKVQYLETVDGPPTTIIIARDSSQEKELSEYRIQGAALAAAADAIVILDNLGRVHWTNKAFSSMTGYSFDEVYGKTLKILKSGKQSPAFYQELWSTILSGKSWAGELINRRKNGEIYYEEQSITPVLDVQGRVSNFIAIKSDITEKKLAQKSLEDREAKLSALFNGVIDAIVTADSKGRILSVNPAAEKIFGYNSGELNGLNVRVLVPPELRPNHDSFIRKYLKTGVAKVIGIGREIEAVRKDGSRFPIDLSINEIRTQDAVMFTAIVRDISERKEQERRLHMLNEQLEQLVDERTADLTRKTEELTTEVAERKKAEAEIRQSRELLRSLLDGISAAFLIIDIEQRTIAETNEIAETMFGFLRHEILGGNCDDIFSSQGEHLDEVCPRSYEGDATIETVIVGPDGSPIPVTRHVLPITIKSRPHLAVILFDISERKALESKLEMARKLESIGRLASGIAHEINTPIQYVGNSVLFQKEAFVDFLKIHELDSRILEECRKAALFPELLGARDEAAEDDDLDYLIEEIPESCDRAQEGVSRVADIVQAMKNFAHPGQDAKKPADINQLIKTTATVCRNEWKYYAQMDFQLQDIPLVSCFQGSINQVLLNMIVNAAHAIRDKYEGTGKTGKITISTYVTEDMVNISITDDGTGIPEEIRDKVFEPFYTTKKVGEGSGQGLAIVHDIVTVKHGGTIDIESTPGMGTTFLINLPLAQ; translated from the coding sequence ATGAAAGGAAGGGATCAGCTAATTGCGGAACTCCGTTCGGTCATCGGCAGGCTGGAAGCTGTTTTAAGTTCCATTGATGAAGCTATTCTCTGGACTGATGAAAAAGGCAAGGCCAAATGGTGCAATGACAGTTTTGCCAGCCTGATCGGGTTGAAGCGTATTTTTATCATGGGCAAGGACGTGACCGATCTTTTCCCTCTCTGCCAGCGCGGTCAGGAACTGCCGACTGAGGCCCATCCTCTATCTGTGGCCCTGCGCAACCGTATTTCGCAGCAGGGCAATTATACCTTTGGATCGGAGAAAACGCCGTTTGTAGTCAAAGTCCAGTATTTGGAGACCGTTGACGGCCCGCCCACAACTATTATCATTGCCCGTGATTCCTCGCAGGAAAAGGAATTATCTGAATACCGTATCCAAGGTGCTGCTCTTGCCGCCGCAGCCGATGCCATTGTTATTCTGGACAATCTGGGCCGTGTGCACTGGACTAACAAAGCTTTCAGTTCCATGACCGGATACAGCTTTGATGAAGTTTACGGCAAGACTTTGAAAATCCTCAAATCAGGCAAACAATCTCCGGCGTTTTACCAAGAGTTGTGGTCTACGATACTTTCCGGGAAATCATGGGCCGGAGAGCTTATCAATCGTCGTAAAAACGGTGAAATATATTACGAAGAACAGAGCATAACTCCGGTGCTGGATGTGCAGGGCAGGGTCAGTAATTTTATTGCCATCAAAAGCGACATCACCGAAAAAAAACTTGCTCAAAAATCACTTGAAGATCGTGAAGCCAAGCTTTCCGCCCTGTTTAACGGTGTGATTGATGCCATTGTCACCGCAGATTCCAAGGGACGGATATTGTCCGTGAATCCTGCGGCTGAAAAGATTTTCGGCTATAATTCCGGTGAACTGAACGGACTGAATGTTCGGGTTTTGGTTCCCCCGGAACTTCGACCCAACCATGACAGCTTTATCCGAAAATATCTGAAAACAGGTGTTGCCAAAGTTATCGGCATTGGCAGGGAGATTGAGGCCGTGCGCAAGGACGGCTCGCGTTTTCCCATCGATCTGTCAATCAATGAAATCCGCACCCAGGATGCGGTAATGTTCACTGCCATTGTGCGTGACATTTCCGAGCGCAAGGAACAGGAAAGAAGGCTGCATATGCTCAATGAGCAGTTGGAGCAGCTGGTGGATGAACGCACTGCCGACCTGACCCGCAAGACCGAAGAATTAACCACGGAGGTTGCCGAACGCAAAAAGGCCGAAGCGGAGATCAGGCAGAGCCGAGAGCTGCTGCGTTCGTTGCTTGATGGTATTTCCGCAGCTTTCCTGATTATTGATATTGAGCAGAGGACCATTGCCGAGACCAATGAAATTGCTGAAACCATGTTCGGATTTTTGCGTCATGAAATTCTGGGTGGTAATTGCGATGACATTTTCTCATCACAGGGAGAGCACCTTGATGAAGTCTGCCCCCGTTCTTACGAGGGGGATGCGACCATTGAAACTGTTATCGTCGGGCCGGACGGCAGCCCTATCCCCGTTACTCGGCATGTGCTGCCCATAACCATCAAAAGTCGTCCCCATCTCGCAGTAATTCTCTTCGATATCAGCGAACGCAAGGCCCTTGAGAGTAAGCTGGAAATGGCCCGCAAATTAGAATCCATCGGCAGGCTGGCTTCCGGTATCGCCCATGAAATAAACACTCCCATCCAGTATGTGGGCAATTCTGTGCTTTTTCAAAAAGAAGCTTTTGTTGATTTTCTGAAAATCCATGAGCTGGACAGCCGCATTCTTGAAGAATGCCGTAAGGCCGCACTCTTTCCGGAGTTATTGGGGGCTCGGGATGAAGCCGCAGAAGACGACGATCTTGATTATCTCATCGAAGAAATTCCTGAATCCTGTGACCGTGCGCAGGAAGGAGTCAGCCGGGTAGCTGATATTGTTCAGGCCATGAAAAATTTCGCTCATCCCGGGCAGGATGCCAAAAAGCCTGCCGACATCAACCAGCTTATCAAAACCACTGCCACCGTCTGCCGCAATGAATGGAAATATTATGCGCAGATGGATTTCCAACTGCAGGATATCCCGCTGGTGAGTTGTTTTCAAGGCAGCATCAATCAGGTTTTGCTGAACATGATAGTCAATGCGGCCCATGCCATCCGGGATAAATATGAAGGGACCGGAAAAACAGGGAAAATAACAATCTCCACATATGTGACGGAAGATATGGTCAATATCAGTATAACTGATGACGGAACCGGAATACCTGAAGAAATCCGGGATAAAGTATTTGAGCCTTTTTATACGACCAAAAAAGTGGGAGAGGGCAGCGGGCAAGGGCTCGCTATTGTTCACGATATTGTTACCGTTAAACATGGCGGGACAATAGATATTGAATCCACTCCCGGAATGGGAACCACATTTTTAATCAATCTGCCGCTGGCCCAATGA
- a CDS encoding Nif11-like leader peptide family RiPP precursor: protein MSIEAANGWIIKINEDDVLRQQADKIENFDDWQKLAREQGFEFSKEEMEKAIANASGELADDDLDNISGGETKYTPGINISNFHAPGISIGGGGSGMDMNMDMGDLDK, encoded by the coding sequence ATGTCTATAGAAGCAGCCAACGGCTGGATAATCAAAATAAATGAAGATGACGTACTTCGCCAGCAGGCTGATAAAATTGAAAATTTTGATGACTGGCAAAAGCTGGCCCGTGAGCAGGGCTTTGAATTCAGCAAGGAAGAAATGGAAAAAGCCATTGCTAACGCTTCAGGAGAACTGGCTGATGATGATCTGGATAATATCTCCGGCGGCGAGACTAAATATACTCCGGGAATAAACATCAGTAATTTTCATGCACCCGGAATATCCATCGGTGGTGGCGGGTCCGGCATGGATATGAATATGGATATGGGCGACTTGGATAAATAA
- a CDS encoding ATP-binding protein, whose product MNKQLFMNRRFSADLKNLSISAEMVRQCRAVLSMDKKTGQDIDLAVSEAVSNAIRHTGSPEDSSVVLRLISDGTRLIVEVEDSGPGFDFDQVQPPDLDIPQEGGYGLFLIRQVMDSASYERRQDCNVLTMEKQLAASLEASEEK is encoded by the coding sequence ATGAACAAGCAGCTTTTCATGAACCGCCGTTTCAGCGCGGACCTGAAGAATCTATCCATCAGCGCGGAAATGGTCAGGCAATGCAGGGCCGTACTGTCCATGGACAAGAAAACCGGGCAGGACATTGACCTTGCTGTTTCCGAAGCAGTTTCCAACGCCATCCGCCACACAGGCTCCCCGGAGGATTCAAGCGTTGTGCTCCGTTTGATCTCAGACGGAACCAGATTGATTGTAGAAGTGGAAGACAGCGGTCCGGGTTTTGATTTTGATCAGGTTCAGCCTCCTGATTTGGATATCCCGCAGGAAGGAGGCTACGGCCTTTTTTTGATCAGGCAGGTTATGGATTCAGCCAGCTATGAACGCAGGCAGGACTGCAATGTCCTGACCATGGAAAAACAGCTTGCGGCTTCACTTGAAGCTTCAGAGGAGAAATAA
- a CDS encoding Nif11-like leader peptide family natural product precursor produces MSVDSARKWLEMLRENKELAKKAKAITDFIPWQKMAAEHGFEFNENELHEAAKSLTDELSDDDLDLISGGEDLTKNPLCEDPRYRTIGNSVAMAYANAVY; encoded by the coding sequence ATGAGTGTTGATTCTGCTAGAAAATGGCTTGAGATGCTGCGCGAAAATAAGGAGCTGGCAAAGAAGGCCAAGGCCATAACCGATTTTATCCCATGGCAGAAAATGGCAGCAGAGCATGGTTTTGAGTTCAATGAAAATGAACTGCATGAAGCGGCAAAATCTTTAACAGATGAGTTGTCTGACGATGACCTTGACCTGATCTCCGGGGGAGAAGATCTTACTAAGAATCCTCTATGTGAGGATCCTCGATACAGGACAATAGGAAATTCTGTGGCAATGGCTTATGCTAATGCCGTTTATTGA
- a CDS encoding anaerobic sulfatase maturase, giving the protein MPYSIIAKPVGPRCNLRCTYCYYLEKDVLFAESSAGPNSRIMSGEILENYIRQMFESPGNHPIEFVWQGGEPLLAGIPFYENVIRIQCRYAGTRPFSNVIQTNGTLLDDEWGNFMARHRILAGVSLDGPEEIHDTYRVDTQGNGSFKRVMNGLDVLRKHGVDYNILATINSANAPHPLKTYQFLKDQSQGFLQFVPVVKEDKNSSSGVTPWSVTAQQFGEFYVAIYDEWVRNDVGNIFVQLFDATLGNHLNAPPPVCYYAENCPKTGLLEHTGDVYACDHFVSLEFKRGNILRQSLAEMLGSEEQTAFRCMKSELLPQECRDCSILFACKGECPKNRFLPAENGTKNYLCAGYKSFFEHSAPTMRKMAGLVRSGRLAQEIMKSHL; this is encoded by the coding sequence ATGCCGTATTCCATAATTGCCAAACCTGTCGGGCCGCGCTGCAATCTGCGCTGTACCTACTGCTATTATCTGGAAAAGGACGTTCTTTTTGCGGAATCATCCGCCGGTCCCAACTCCCGGATCATGTCCGGTGAAATACTTGAAAATTACATCCGGCAGATGTTTGAATCTCCGGGCAACCACCCGATAGAATTTGTCTGGCAGGGGGGCGAGCCGCTGCTGGCTGGAATCCCCTTTTATGAAAACGTGATCCGTATTCAGTGCCGCTATGCCGGGACTCGGCCATTCTCTAATGTAATCCAGACCAACGGCACGTTGCTTGATGATGAGTGGGGGAACTTCATGGCCCGGCACAGGATTCTGGCCGGAGTAAGCCTTGACGGGCCGGAAGAGATTCATGACACCTACCGGGTGGATACGCAGGGGAACGGTTCATTCAAGCGGGTCATGAACGGGCTGGATGTACTGCGCAAGCATGGTGTGGATTACAACATCCTCGCCACCATCAACAGCGCAAACGCTCCCCATCCTCTGAAGACGTATCAATTTTTGAAGGATCAAAGTCAGGGATTCCTGCAATTTGTGCCTGTGGTCAAAGAGGATAAGAATTCCTCGTCCGGGGTGACTCCATGGAGTGTCACAGCACAGCAGTTCGGAGAGTTCTACGTGGCGATTTATGATGAATGGGTTCGCAATGATGTGGGAAATATTTTCGTACAGCTCTTTGATGCCACCCTCGGCAATCATTTGAATGCCCCGCCCCCGGTTTGCTACTACGCGGAGAATTGTCCCAAGACCGGACTGCTGGAACACACCGGGGATGTCTACGCTTGCGATCACTTTGTTTCCCTGGAATTCAAACGGGGCAACATACTTCGACAATCCCTCGCTGAAATGCTGGGTTCTGAAGAACAAACAGCATTCAGGTGCATGAAATCAGAACTACTTCCGCAGGAATGCCGGGATTGTTCCATACTCTTTGCCTGCAAGGGAGAATGCCCCAAGAACCGCTTCCTTCCTGCTGAAAATGGGACCAAAAACTATCTTTGTGCCGGGTATAAAAGTTTCTTTGAACACAGCGCGCCCACCATGCGTAAAATGGCAGGACTGGTGCGATCTGGCAGGTTGGCTCAGGAAATTATGAAGTCGCACCTTTAA
- a CDS encoding PAS domain-containing protein: MTFEELIAITEQPVVIAGSDGIIVKINTPFSREFGWQEADLAGRPLTAIIPSALRDAHQLGFSAFLSTGKASLLGQTLDLEIEHKDGSATLAEHFILSGLIEGKQRFAARIVPRS, from the coding sequence ATGACCTTCGAAGAACTGATCGCCATTACAGAGCAACCGGTAGTCATTGCCGGATCAGACGGGATCATTGTGAAGATAAACACTCCTTTCAGCAGAGAGTTCGGCTGGCAGGAAGCGGATCTGGCCGGAAGACCGCTTACCGCAATTATTCCTTCAGCCCTGCGCGATGCCCACCAACTGGGCTTTTCGGCCTTCCTGTCCACCGGGAAGGCTTCTTTGCTGGGTCAGACTCTTGACCTTGAAATCGAACATAAGGACGGATCAGCTACACTTGCCGAACATTTTATCCTCAGCGGCCTGATCGAAGGTAAGCAACGTTTTGCAGCCCGTATTGTCCCGCGCAGTTAA
- a CDS encoding Nif11-like leader peptide family RiPP precursor — MSTESAAQWLAKLHENNDLLEKAKSATNADAWIALAKDNGFEFNIAEINSIVSALQDELSDNDLDSVAGGNYAPVVIGGSINVNGKKIAGSDVKNSVFTNSTFNPFDC; from the coding sequence ATGTCTACTGAATCTGCAGCACAATGGCTGGCGAAACTTCACGAAAATAATGATCTGCTTGAAAAAGCGAAATCAGCAACAAATGCTGACGCATGGATTGCGTTGGCAAAAGATAACGGATTTGAATTCAACATTGCTGAAATAAATAGCATCGTCTCGGCCTTGCAGGATGAACTTTCTGATAATGATCTCGATTCCGTGGCCGGGGGTAATTACGCACCAGTTGTTATTGGCGGCAGCATTAACGTCAATGGCAAAAAGATTGCAGGTTCTGATGTTAAAAATTCGGTATTTACAAACAGCACATTCAACCCGTTTGATTGCTAG
- a CDS encoding sulfatase-like hydrolase/transferase has protein sequence MGNKKSEASRRNFIKMAGVGLLASTLHASAGKAHAEPVSAPKQPDSPHKIAGKGYNVVLIVTDQERHFKQWPQSAELSTREKIKSAGVSFENHYNCSNMCTSSRSVMYTGQHVQHTGMFDNTNLPWQPDMSTELPTIGDMMRKLGYYTAYKGKVHLSEAITPEANKEHKLMTDAMEPYGFSDFNPTGDHYGKTLGGYTHDMNFAGDAANWLRSKGAPLNEKGQPFFLAVNMINPHDVMYFDTDAAGQDEQLTSNGKLVDPINRAPENSVYQEKHKDFPLPNNLYQPVREKGRPNAHYEYHYGWDYLVGTIPDTDAHWTRYRDYYLNCLKDVDMQIGTVIDELERQGMRENTVIIFTADHGEMGGNHNLRGKGPFSYEENIHVPMFIIHPEIRGGQSTDAITSHLDLAPTILNLTGAKEKEIDKITSSLPGEDMTPVLADPGKAKIDSVRSGALHCFNMILTVDGNFIRKTAECYDKGINWMREKNIKPDLTKRGNIRIIFDGRYKFARYFSPLKRNTPQTWAELTGLNDLELYDLKNDPQEMHNLATVPEKNKSLILRMNKKLNDLIAKEVGKDAGPELKDYENWAVTDLNH, from the coding sequence ATGGGAAACAAAAAATCAGAAGCATCCAGACGAAATTTCATAAAGATGGCCGGAGTCGGTCTGCTAGCATCCACCCTGCACGCATCAGCCGGAAAAGCCCATGCCGAGCCGGTCTCTGCTCCAAAGCAGCCGGACTCTCCTCATAAGATTGCCGGAAAAGGATATAACGTTGTTCTGATCGTCACTGATCAGGAACGGCACTTCAAGCAGTGGCCGCAAAGCGCGGAACTGAGTACCCGTGAAAAAATCAAAAGCGCAGGTGTCAGCTTCGAGAATCATTACAACTGCTCTAACATGTGCACTTCCTCGCGCTCGGTCATGTATACCGGACAGCACGTGCAGCATACAGGCATGTTTGACAATACCAACCTGCCCTGGCAGCCGGACATGTCCACGGAACTCCCCACCATCGGGGATATGATGCGCAAGCTCGGTTACTACACCGCCTACAAGGGCAAGGTCCATCTTTCCGAAGCAATCACCCCGGAAGCAAACAAAGAGCACAAACTGATGACCGATGCCATGGAGCCGTACGGTTTTTCCGATTTCAATCCCACCGGAGACCACTATGGAAAGACTCTGGGCGGTTACACCCATGACATGAATTTTGCCGGGGATGCCGCAAACTGGCTGCGCTCAAAAGGTGCGCCCCTGAACGAAAAGGGACAGCCGTTTTTTCTGGCCGTAAACATGATCAACCCCCATGATGTGATGTATTTCGATACCGACGCAGCAGGGCAGGACGAACAGCTGACCAGTAACGGCAAGCTGGTTGATCCCATCAACAGAGCACCGGAGAACTCGGTATACCAGGAAAAACATAAGGACTTTCCGCTGCCGAATAACCTTTACCAACCCGTCAGGGAAAAGGGACGACCCAACGCGCATTACGAATATCATTACGGATGGGACTATCTGGTGGGGACGATCCCGGATACGGACGCCCACTGGACCCGTTACCGGGATTACTACCTGAACTGCCTCAAGGACGTGGACATGCAGATCGGCACCGTCATTGATGAACTGGAAAGGCAGGGTATGAGGGAGAATACGGTTATAATCTTTACTGCCGATCACGGGGAAATGGGCGGCAACCACAACCTGCGCGGCAAGGGACCGTTTTCCTACGAAGAAAACATCCATGTGCCCATGTTCATCATCCACCCGGAAATCAGGGGCGGGCAATCCACTGACGCTATCACATCACATCTGGATCTGGCTCCCACCATTCTCAATCTGACCGGAGCCAAGGAAAAGGAAATAGATAAAATAACCTCTTCTCTTCCGGGCGAAGACATGACCCCGGTGCTTGCCGATCCGGGCAAAGCCAAAATCGACAGCGTCCGTTCCGGGGCATTGCATTGCTTTAACATGATCCTGACCGTGGACGGTAATTTCATTCGGAAAACCGCAGAATGCTATGATAAAGGCATCAATTGGATGCGTGAAAAGAACATCAAACCCGATCTGACAAAACGGGGCAATATCCGCATAATCTTTGACGGCAGGTACAAATTTGCCCGCTACTTTTCACCCCTTAAGCGCAACACTCCGCAGACATGGGCAGAACTGACCGGGCTCAATGACCTAGAACTTTACGACCTCAAGAACGACCCGCAGGAAATGCACAATCTGGCAACCGTTCCGGAAAAGAACAAAAGCCTTATCCTGCGCATGAATAAAAAATTAAATGACCTGATTGCGAAAGAGGTCGGGAAAGACGCCGGCCCGGAACTTAAAGATTACGAAAACTGGGCTGTGACCGACTTAAACCACTGA
- a CDS encoding 4-amino-4-deoxy-L-arabinose transferase has product MKSYLLVACSVILGVLGQLFMKKGMVVLGPLGEPTIMTAFTIVFQPWVFGGLVSYGLAMLVWVAVLGRLDLSYAYPLLSSGYVLVALGAWWMFGDQISATRWAGILVISAGVVLTAKK; this is encoded by the coding sequence ATGAAATCCTACCTTCTTGTTGCCTGCTCGGTTATTCTTGGTGTTCTGGGGCAGCTTTTTATGAAAAAAGGTATGGTCGTACTTGGTCCGTTGGGAGAGCCGACCATCATGACGGCGTTCACAATAGTATTTCAGCCATGGGTTTTCGGCGGGCTGGTCTCTTATGGATTGGCCATGCTGGTCTGGGTGGCAGTGTTGGGACGTCTGGATCTCAGTTATGCCTATCCGTTGCTCAGTTCCGGTTACGTACTGGTGGCACTGGGGGCATGGTGGATGTTCGGGGATCAGATTTCCGCAACACGCTGGGCCGGAATTCTGGTAATATCTGCAGGAGTGGTTCTCACGGCCAAAAAATGA